The sequence below is a genomic window from Wyeomyia smithii strain HCP4-BCI-WySm-NY-G18 chromosome 1, ASM2978416v1, whole genome shotgun sequence.
AAAGTGAAAGGCAATGCAAAGCAAAATCTCGCATTTCACCGAacgattttattaatttatagCTTGTTAAAATGCACTATTACATTTCGGCTGAAATAAAACTCAACAAGCTTTAATAAAAATGCATCAGGTGTACAAACTGAACAccgtcttttttttaatttgaagctTCCTTGCTTTTTGAAAATGATATTCATCGTTAAATAAATCTATTCCTAATCTTTTAGGTAGCAAATGAGCTCTCTGTcggaaaaactgtttttttacgCTTTATATAAATACATACCCCAccgtcaagaaatcatgacacagggaggccaggtcatttttcaaatatcttcatactccacaaaacaatgtctttatacataggaaatctgtaaacacggtctccgttgaaagtttacaaaacttccagtgacacattaaatcgagtgcggttaatcaaccgactattaggcttccacttattcacacgcgctcaaatgttttcaatattaagacatgtcttcaaatctggcatccctgtcatgacacgcaaaccagggttatatttcccacaagccagcagcagaaatatcactttgcttactatcagggttatattccccaaaagccagcaacagcaatgtcactctgtacactacttgccagttggtgaaaatttaaaacaaatataatttttcaattttgaaatctaagaaaACTCGTAGAGATCTAAGATAAATTTAGTTATGCCTACTGAAAGGTCGGTTATCAATCagtataagaaaaagcaggtattttttcaaattaaaaccccCTATTGTTAGTTAAGCAGAGGATGTGACAATCGAATAGAGTGGTGCCAGGAACATACAGTGGTGGAGGTAGAACGTCCAATTCCAGAGTTTCCAGATACGTGTTGATGACGTTAGCAATAATTGATCAAGCACTGGCgtgcaaaaaaatcattttggcGTATCTATTCATATCATATGGCCATTTTTCCTTGAATACTTGGCTCAAATGCTTCATTTGTTGTCAATAGAGAGCTCCTGTTATggttttacttttaatttttcgtCCACGAATTTTTCAACAATCATTCGACGTGCCTCGGCTgcagatttttaaattaaaagtgaaaattgaaaattttccccAAATAACGCTTGGGCGGCTAGAATTCCAACATTTTCAcatcacaaaacaaaaaaggTAAATCGAAAATCGACAAGAGTGATGATTTGCTGTTGTTAACTAATGCAGATATTGATTAATTATATTTACGCCAGCCATTTATACATATTTTATTGGAAAACTTTGTGTAAATCGCCTAAGTATTGCATTGAGATTTCTGTAAGAATACAACCCTTCAGAAACGCTTGGTTTTCATTCCATAATGAAAATCCAGGAGATTTTTTATTGGGGGCTTCTTTCTGCTGTCAAAATTATGCTTTGACAGCCCACGTCCCTCAGTACGAAAATTTGCGAAAAAGTGGCTATCAAACCGAAAAACTTGCAAAGTTAACTCGGAAAGGTGTAGATTTCTTTAAAATTGTGTCGTTCTCGTAAAGTAGTCGCGGATCCATCAGCTGCAACTGCATTTCGTTGGCAGGATGGCCTTTTCGGTGCTTAATTCGGTAGTTAAGCGGGCGGCTTCGAATGTTTATATAACCAATTGTTTGCTGAAAAACAGTGGAGCTTTATATAATTCCCAGCAGGTTCGCAATGCCGGGAAGTGGTTCCCGGACTCCGAGTTTATCCAGCAGTTCAACTCGGCCGTAATGTACCCGGACGAGGTTACGTCCAAATGGAAGCTGCCTCCGTGGAACAGCAAGATCGCTCCGGTCGAGAAGACAGTGCGAAATGTTAAGCTGAACTTCGGTCCTCAGCATCCAGCTGCTCACGGTGTGCTGCGTTTGGTTTTGGAGCTGGATGGTGAAACCGTAATGCGGGCTGATCCGCACATTGGTCTTTTGCATCGCGGTACCGAGAAGCTTATCGAGTATAAGACGTATACTCAAGCGTTGCCGTATTTTGACCGGTTGGATTACGTTTCGATGATGTGTAATGAGCAGTGTTATTCTTTGGCGGTggagaagctgctgaacatcgACGTTCCATTGCGGGCCAAGTATATTCGTGTACTGTTTGCGGAGATAACTAGGATTCTAAACCATATTATGGCTATCGGAACTCATGGATTGGATGTGGGTGCTATGACTCCGTTCTTTTGGCTGTTCGAGGAACGCGAGAAATTAATGGAGTTTTATGAGCGTGTGTCCGGTGCCCGTATGCATGCTGCATACATTCGACCGGGTGGAGTTTCGTTGGATATACCGCTTGGACTGTTGGATGATATTTACGAATTTTCTGCCAAGTTTGGAGAGCGGTTGGATGAGGTAGAGGATGTTCTTACAACCAACCGCATCTGGGTGCAGCGTACGCAAGATATTGGCGTTGTATCAGCTGAGGATGCTTTGAACTACGGTTTTAGTGGTGTGATGCTCAGAGGATCTGGAATTAAGTGGGATCTTCGCAAGTCCCAGCCGTATGATGTTTATGATCGGATGGAATTTGATGTTCCGATTGGAACCAAGGGTGATTGCTACGATCGCTATTTGTGCCGTGTTGAAGAAATGCGTCAGTCCCTGCGTATTATCGATCAGTGTCTGAACCAGATGCCAGCTGGAGAAATCCGAACGGACGATGCTAAACTGTGTCCGCCGACCCGTGCCGAAATGAAGAACTCTATGGAAGCGCTGATTCATCACTTCAAGTTGTTTACTCAGGGCTACCAAGTACCGCCAGGATCCACGTACACCGCTATCGAAGCCCCTAAGGGAGAGTTTGGGGTCTACTTAGTCTCCGATGGATCCAGCAAACCGTACCGCTGCAAAATCAAGGCTCCGGGTTTTGCCCATCTGGCGGCACTTGATAAAGTTGGCAGACACCACATGCTTGCTGATATCGTGGCTATTATTGGAACACTGGACGTCGTGTTCGGTGAAATCGATCGTTAATAATTGTTATACGAAGCAAACGAACAGTAGACAGACATAGTGCGCgctgaaatcaaattttaactgAGATATTTCGTGTAAACTATTGAAGTAAACAGCGGAAGAATAAAGAACTTGTTTGTGGAATGAAAATAGTGTTTCAATTGTTGGTGGGCTCGAGAGGGATTTTGTTGTGTAAAATTAGCATACTTTCGTAACACGTTTTCCTGCTTTTTTTCTCTAGTGTTAGATCATGTCAATAAGAACTTTATTTTGTCAAAAGCCTAAAGTGTCCGAGGTACTGACGGCATATTTAAAACAGTGCAATGAACCACCGTGGACGTCCTATTTCATCAAGGTAAATTTTCGTTGAATTTTCTACCACGAAATGTTGAGGAATCATTCTTCTCTTTTCATAGTACCGGGACGTCGCAAACGATCACTTCGGCCGGTCACATTTCAACTGGACTTTGGACACGGGAACAAACTATCATATATTGCGCACCGGTTGTTATCCCTATATGAAATATCATTGTACCAAGCGGCCCGTTCAGGACCTCACCGTAGACGATACGTTTTTTCGATTTATTAAAGTCATCAATCTTGGCCTTCCGCAGCTCGGGTACGGATTTGCGGCCCGTTTTCTGATTCGACACGTGGAATGGGTGGATATGGGAGCGAAGTACGGCAAAGTACCCATTTACTTCCTCTACGAAGAAGATAAAGGTTCGGAGTATTAATAGAGTAGAACGTGCGTTCGTCAGATCCGATTTGTAAAGTTGAGTTGACCAAATTATTCTTTTTTCCAAATTATGATGAGAAAAACGTTGTAAAATGtacgaaataaaacaaaaacatcatGATTTGTTATAATCTCCAAAAGACTGTGAAATTATCACCATCCTCATTGATTGGCGATCGGTTCCAAAAGAAGTTTCCTTTTATTCCTAAACTTTTGCTTATCAATCGCTCGCCATTCGCTGGTTCGTTTTCGACCTGATCCGAATTTAGTTTACAGAAGACAAGAACTTCTTGGAAAATCATAAAGTAAATATAGGTAAGTATAATAGTACCTGTAAACTGGAAACAGATGTAAACTTTACTCTTACAGTGTAATTATGATGCCTTAATTGTTTACAACCAAATGCTTttatagtttaaaaataaatcaatcaatAAAACTTAGAATACTAGTGCTTGCTTCTCGTACCAATACGGACGATTTGATAGAGTGAGAAAGCGGTTCTTCTGCCTGTTCGATTTGACGCAAAACGTGGTATTTGAATTGACTCCGTTGCATCGGATAGGTTAGTCCCGGTACGCCGCACCGCTTTGTGACGATTCTAACGAAATTTCTATATAATATGCAGTATATAACATGGCCGTGCCGTTTTCTTTGCATAGTAGTGGAAGCGGAAGAGTTTCGTTTCAATTTACTGCTGCGGCATTTCTACACGCTCTAATAGTCTACAATTTTCTACGATGCCTATCAACTAACATGTTTCCTTTAATGggtaaattaattatttttgctgtttttttcctGTGTTTGTTTAAATTAACTTTTCTCTTTTCGACACAATCAACCGCGCGTTTAGTGGTGGTATGGCGAAATGAAATATACTAGTTGACATTCGGTCGGAATGTCGGCCGGCTAAATTCTTCTCGGTTGCATCAGCATACTAATACCTGTAGTAATTGGGCTTGAATGGACCCGCCTTGTTCAGACCCATGTAACGAGCCTGCTCGTCTGTCAATTCCGTCAAGTGGGCATCCAGCGTTGGCAGATGGAGGCTGGCAACATATTCATCTGTTGGGGAAAGTTTGCAAGCATTAATTTATCGTGCTCGAACACAAAATGCTATCACTTACCCATCTTTTTCGGCAACAGATACACGTCCGCCTTGTAGCGACCGGACGGTGCGTTGAATAGTTCTATTAGAGCCAATGCTTGGGTGGCCGCTGTGATAGAAGCCACGAACGAGGAAACACTTGAGCAAGATAAATTCACGAGACGTCCTTCGGCTAGCAGGATGATCCGCTTCCCGTCTGGGCCAGGCCAAATGATGTGATCTACTTGGGAACGCATCTTCTCCCACTGCAGTTCCGAAGTTCGCAGACTGTTGACGTCGATTTCCGTGTTGGAATGGCCCATGTTGCACACGATGCACCCATTCTTCATCTTGTCCATGTGCTCACGGGTCaccacatttttgttaccagTGCACGTGATCACGACGTCAACGGTCCTTATCACCTCGTTCAGCTTGACCACACGGAAACCATCCATGCAGGCTTGGAGGGCACAGATCGGATCGATCTCAGTAACGTACACGATGCAACCCAATCCCTTTAGGGCTTGGGCACATCCTTTGCCCACCTCGCCGTAGCCGCAAAGAACCACTTGCTTGCCACCAATCATGATATCGGTGGCTCTCTTCAAACTGGAAAAGAAAGTTCATGATATTAAATTTGCTCAACTTTCCCAGTAGAATTTTCTGAGCCAACAGCTCGAAAATAAGTCAGTAATTCAGTATACCTATCAATGACCGACTCCTTACAGCTATACAGACTGTCGAACTTGGTCTTGGTGATGGCATCCTTCACGTTCATGGCCGGTACGGTCAGTTTGCCCGTCTTCGACAGCTGGTACAGTCGGTGTACTCCCGTCACACTTTCGTCCACAATTCCCTTGATCATCTTGAACATGACGGGATATTTTTTCAGCATCAGATGCGTAGCATCACCGCCATCGTCCAGGATCATGTTCGGTTGCCAGTTTTCCGCATGGACACATTTATCGATACACCACCAGAAATCCTCCTCGATTTCACCACGCCAGGCAAAGATGGGGACGCCACTTTCCGCCAGTGCCGCGGCAACCTCGTTCTAAAAGAAAAAGCCATTGCAGAATTAGGATGCATTGTAAGTAACCCTCGGACCTTACAATTCGTCATTCAGGAAAGACTATAATTATGAAGAGTTCATTGATCGGTATTGATTTCTTTATACCGGAAGCTGATCAATGGAACTTCCATTTATAAAAGAAACTATAAAAAATAATTGGAGAAGAGTTAAAAACAACGCAACCGCAGACTTTTCCCCACCTGACAGCAAGTTTTGAGGGTGTTGAGCTCACGAAAAATTTCTCCTATTCGTTTCTATTTCGTCCAAGCAAGACGTAAATTTCAACTAAAAAATAACAGTTCATTACTACTATCTTTTCTGCAAGCTGCGAAGAATTTAAATGCGATCACCGACGTCTGGAGCGGACGGAGTAAACATCGAAGAAGCGGATTGTGAAGTCACTTATGGTGAGTTTTATTGTGAACAAGTATCTTTGATTTTTTCGTGATAATGACACTGCACAGTGCACAGTGATCCAGGAATGAaatctagcggaacaaaattaataactccggatcgtgttggttttttgagATAGTGATTTCGCCAATGTTTATTAGAACaatcaaggaatatttttgtatgaaaatatttgtactgaACGAGTACTAAATtagtactaattttttttgtcttcattttttcaatttagaaggatggtttcttctacaaagttgttcattagccaataatatgaaagtCTTCCAAAGTCACAACTATTCAAGAATGCATCGTgtatgagatattgatttttttggacaaatggacaaaaaatctCCGTAGACATTGGGCATAATATTGCAAACAAAATAGCACGTTTATTCCTAATTTTGTAGAGTTTTACAAAATTACTCACAGAAGAAAAGCTCCAAGGAGTTCCGGGCTGAAATTTGTCTGCAGACACCTAGTTTAATATTCTTTCAGCCCTGAGAGTTTCAGGTTGCGCTTTCGTGCGCTAATGGAGACATgacaaattttagtttttttagatACCTTAAAAGCT
It includes:
- the LOC129718043 gene encoding adenosylhomocysteinase-like 1 — protein: MSMSSYTESSSEEDDLSPRDKVQQNSKGQSDFCVRNIKQHSFGRHEIEIAEQEMPGILALRKQALEDKPLKGANIVGCTHINAQTAVLIETLICLGANVRWAACNIYSTQNEVAAALAESGVPIFAWRGEIEEDFWWCIDKCVHAENWQPNMILDDGGDATHLMLKKYPVMFKMIKGIVDESVTGVHRLYQLSKTGKLTVPAMNVKDAITKTKFDSLYSCKESVIDSLKRATDIMIGGKQVVLCGYGEVGKGCAQALKGLGCIVYVTEIDPICALQACMDGFRVVKLNEVIRTVDVVITCTGNKNVVTREHMDKMKNGCIVCNMGHSNTEIDVNSLRTSELQWEKMRSQVDHIIWPGPDGKRIILLAEGRLVNLSCSSVSSFVASITAATQALALIELFNAPSGRYKADVYLLPKKMDEYVASLHLPTLDAHLTELTDEQARYMGLNKAGPFKPNYYRY
- the LOC129718045 gene encoding uncharacterized protein C15orf61 homolog, coding for MSIRTLFCQKPKVSEVLTAYLKQCNEPPWTSYFIKYRDVANDHFGRSHFNWTLDTGTNYHILRTGCYPYMKYHCTKRPVQDLTVDDTFFRFIKVINLGLPQLGYGFAARFLIRHVEWVDMGAKYGKVPIYFLYEEDKGSEY
- the LOC129718042 gene encoding NADH-ubiquinone oxidoreductase 49 kDa subunit-like; this encodes MAFSVLNSVVKRAASNVYITNCLLKNSGALYNSQQVRNAGKWFPDSEFIQQFNSAVMYPDEVTSKWKLPPWNSKIAPVEKTVRNVKLNFGPQHPAAHGVLRLVLELDGETVMRADPHIGLLHRGTEKLIEYKTYTQALPYFDRLDYVSMMCNEQCYSLAVEKLLNIDVPLRAKYIRVLFAEITRILNHIMAIGTHGLDVGAMTPFFWLFEEREKLMEFYERVSGARMHAAYIRPGGVSLDIPLGLLDDIYEFSAKFGERLDEVEDVLTTNRIWVQRTQDIGVVSAEDALNYGFSGVMLRGSGIKWDLRKSQPYDVYDRMEFDVPIGTKGDCYDRYLCRVEEMRQSLRIIDQCLNQMPAGEIRTDDAKLCPPTRAEMKNSMEALIHHFKLFTQGYQVPPGSTYTAIEAPKGEFGVYLVSDGSSKPYRCKIKAPGFAHLAALDKVGRHHMLADIVAIIGTLDVVFGEIDR